From one Gracilibacillus salinarum genomic stretch:
- a CDS encoding YneF family protein — MSTIWVVLIAIACLIAGVALGFFIARKYMMNYLKKNPPINEQMLRTMMMQMGQKPSQKKIKQMMRSMNNQMDNK, encoded by the coding sequence ATGAGTACAATCTGGGTCGTATTGATTGCGATTGCTTGTCTGATTGCTGGGGTAGCGTTAGGCTTTTTTATCGCAAGAAAATACATGATGAACTATTTAAAGAAAAACCCACCTATTAACGAACAAATGTTGCGTACAATGATGATGCAGATGGGACAAAAACCGTCACAAAAGAAAATTAAACAAATGATGCGTTCAATGAACAATCAGATGGATAATAAATAA
- a CDS encoding cytochrome c biogenesis CcdA family protein, which produces MSEVNIFIAFGAGFLSFISPCVLPLYPAFLSYITGMSVNDIKEEKAMFNYKSVLHTLFFLIGFSSVFILLGFTTSFVGEFLTRWDDLIRQVGAILIVFFGLVIVGALNFDFLMKERKFHFKNRPAGFFGSYIIGMAFSLGWTPCTGPILMAVISLAATDTELGMILMSAYSLGFAIPFFILAFFIGKMKWIRQNGPKLVKIGGSVMIFMGFFLFFDLMTKLTSFLSGFFGFQGF; this is translated from the coding sequence TTGAGTGAAGTAAATATTTTTATTGCCTTTGGAGCAGGGTTTTTATCTTTTATTTCACCCTGTGTATTACCACTTTATCCAGCATTTTTATCTTATATTACTGGCATGAGTGTAAATGATATTAAAGAAGAAAAAGCTATGTTCAATTATAAAAGCGTTTTACATACTTTATTCTTTTTAATTGGCTTTTCAAGTGTATTTATCCTGCTCGGTTTCACGACAAGTTTCGTCGGGGAATTTCTGACAAGATGGGATGATCTGATTCGACAGGTTGGTGCCATTTTAATTGTATTCTTTGGGCTGGTAATTGTTGGCGCATTAAATTTTGATTTCTTAATGAAAGAGAGAAAATTTCATTTTAAAAACAGACCTGCAGGATTTTTCGGTTCCTATATTATCGGGATGGCATTCTCGTTAGGGTGGACACCTTGTACTGGTCCAATTTTAATGGCAGTGATTTCACTCGCAGCAACTGATACAGAATTAGGGATGATCTTAATGTCCGCTTATTCACTCGGTTTTGCAATTCCATTCTTTATTCTTGCCTTCTTTATTGGTAAAATGAAATGGATACGCCAAAATGGCCCGAAGCTTGTAAAAATAGGTGGATCTGTGATGATATTCATGGGATTCTTTTTGTTCTTTGATCTTATGACAAAATTAACATCCTTTCTGTCCGGGTTTTTCGGTTTTCAAGGCTTTTAG
- a CDS encoding Na(+)/H(+) antiporter subunit B has protein sequence MAEKNDLIFRTMTVLISFILFGFAVNLFLAGHNAPGGGFLGGLMTSAAIVLMYMAYGERAVNKVLPFNYRTVLAIGLIIAIATAVGSFLFGEPFLSQTFGYFHFPIFGEMELATALFFDLGVYLTVIGVAMTIVLTISSDR, from the coding sequence ATGGCAGAGAAAAATGATTTGATTTTTAGAACAATGACTGTGTTAATTTCATTTATCTTATTTGGATTTGCAGTCAATTTATTTTTGGCAGGACATAATGCGCCAGGCGGAGGTTTCCTTGGTGGGTTAATGACTTCTGCTGCTATTGTGCTGATGTACATGGCATATGGTGAGCGTGCGGTTAATAAAGTGTTGCCTTTTAATTATCGTACGGTGTTAGCAATCGGCTTAATAATAGCAATTGCAACAGCTGTCGGTTCCTTCTTATTTGGAGAGCCTTTTTTAAGTCAAACATTTGGGTATTTCCACTTCCCGATTTTCGGTGAAATGGAATTAGCCACTGCTCTCTTTTTTGATTTGGGAGTGTATTTGACGGTAATTGGGGTTGCTATGACCATTGTACTGACAATATCAAGTGATCGTTAA
- a CDS encoding DUF2621 family protein, with the protein MVGEDKLSFEFMSFIVLWTFVLLGLIAIGGYFMFRKFLKSLPKDDGKSDLDWQQHYIDQSIHLWKDPEKKFLEELVAPVPELFRDVARQKIAGKIGQIALEKKEHAITQETLIQGYIMATPKRDHKFLRKKLKEKEIDVTPYEQFFQYSPEDYQNKKYAAKTR; encoded by the coding sequence ATGGTAGGTGAGGACAAGTTGTCTTTTGAATTCATGTCGTTTATCGTATTATGGACCTTTGTTTTGCTAGGCTTAATTGCCATAGGCGGTTATTTTATGTTTCGTAAGTTTTTAAAGAGTTTACCTAAAGATGATGGAAAATCAGATCTGGATTGGCAACAACATTATATTGACCAATCTATTCATTTATGGAAAGATCCCGAAAAGAAATTTCTCGAGGAATTAGTAGCTCCAGTACCGGAATTGTTCCGCGATGTCGCGAGACAAAAAATTGCTGGCAAGATTGGTCAGATTGCTTTGGAAAAAAAGGAGCATGCAATTACGCAGGAAACCCTTATACAAGGGTATATCATGGCAACACCAAAAAGAGACCATAAATTTTTACGAAAAAAACTGAAAGAAAAAGAAATTGACGTCACCCCATACGAGCAGTTTTTTCAATACTCCCCTGAAGATTACCAAAACAAAAAATACGCAGCAAAGACACGTTAA
- a CDS encoding ATP-binding protein, with product MLNFADQPDGRSVSDETEQTIMLADLPKPILNKLETTGFDFICISDYAGKINYITSSIEKVLGFQKSQLMGKSVFRYIMREDQKYLRTYLDITTSQEQKFFIHIRNQIGRFIIFEMELQMMEWHGEKKILALAKDISDKKQAEEMLIRSEKMSIAGQLAAGIAHEIRNPLTSLKGFVQLLQGGITSKEEYYKIMIEEIDKINAITSELLFISKPMTDDKNNENVNELLHDVMTLLRTQANLYDIDLVLEAERDCLVLCDRSQIKQVFINLIKNAIEEMTDGGMIHVLVELREKECMIAIKDQGPGIPKHLIHKLKEPFFTTKKNGTGLGLMISNQIIDNHHGRLEIESEKGHGSTFKIFLPTDEK from the coding sequence TTGCTTAATTTCGCTGACCAGCCGGATGGTAGGAGTGTAAGTGATGAAACGGAGCAAACGATCATGCTTGCAGACTTGCCTAAGCCAATTCTTAATAAATTAGAAACAACCGGATTTGATTTTATCTGTATTAGTGATTACGCTGGGAAAATAAATTATATTACAAGTTCGATTGAAAAGGTGTTAGGTTTTCAAAAATCGCAATTAATGGGGAAATCAGTATTTCGTTATATTATGAGAGAAGATCAAAAATATTTACGAACCTATTTAGATATAACCACCTCACAAGAACAAAAATTTTTCATACATATTCGAAATCAGATTGGCAGATTTATCATATTTGAAATGGAATTACAAATGATGGAGTGGCATGGAGAAAAGAAAATTCTAGCTTTAGCGAAAGATATTTCTGACAAAAAGCAAGCGGAAGAGATGTTAATAAGATCTGAGAAGATGTCGATTGCTGGCCAATTAGCAGCAGGTATCGCTCATGAAATCAGAAACCCTCTAACTTCTTTGAAAGGCTTTGTCCAGCTGTTACAAGGTGGTATCACGAGTAAAGAGGAATATTATAAGATAATGATTGAAGAAATAGACAAAATAAATGCCATTACTTCTGAATTATTATTTATCTCCAAACCAATGACTGACGATAAAAATAATGAGAATGTGAATGAACTGTTGCATGATGTCATGACATTGCTTCGTACACAAGCAAATTTATACGATATCGATCTAGTATTAGAAGCAGAGCGTGATTGCTTGGTTCTTTGTGACCGTTCACAAATCAAGCAGGTCTTTATTAATCTGATTAAGAATGCAATTGAAGAAATGACAGATGGTGGGATGATCCATGTCTTAGTAGAACTCCGAGAAAAAGAATGCATGATCGCGATTAAAGATCAAGGACCTGGCATACCGAAGCACTTGATCCATAAACTAAAAGAGCCGTTTTTTACAACGAAGAAAAACGGGACTGGTCTGGGCTTAATGATCTCTAATCAAATTATTGATAACCATCATGGTCGATTAGAAATTGAATCAGAAAAAGGACATGGAAGCACATTTAAAATTTTCTTACCTACAGATGAAAAGTAA
- the acnA gene encoding aconitate hydratase AcnA — protein sequence MTNQNPFQAKKQFDLNGKTYNYYQLKALEEAGIGNIDRLPFSIRVLLESLIRQHDGHVIKDEHVKSLANWGKEKGEDVPFKPSRVILQDFTGVPAVVDLASLRKAMVDMGGSPDKINPEVPVDLVIDHSVQVDEYGTKNALQANMELEFERNAERYEFLNWAQKAFNNYRAVPPATGIVHQVNLEYIANVVHAIDNGQGELDAFPDTLVGTDSHTTMINGLGVLGWGVGGIEAEAGMLGQPSYFPAPEVIGVKFTGSFPNGTTATDLALKVTQVLREKKVVGKFVEFFGPGLEDMPLADRATISNMAPEYGATCGFFPVDAEALNYLRLTGRNEEQIALVEKYCKENSLWYSSDQPDADFTELVEIDLSELEPNLSGPKRPQDLIPLSDMQQSFNKAITAPAGNQGFGLDASEFDKEVEIDHPNGRKSVMKTGAVAIAAITSCTNTSNPYVMLGAGLLAKNAVEKGLEVPEYVKTSLAPGSKVVTGYLEDSGLMPYLDQLGFNLVGYGCTTCIGNSGPLREEIEKAIADSDLTVSSVLSGNRNFEGRIHPLVKANYLASPPLVVAYALAGTVDIDLKNDAIGQDKDGNDVFFNDIWPSMDDVRDQVNKVVTPEIFRKEYENVFESNEKWNAIETTDEPLYSWNDDSTYIQNPPFFEGLSKNAGKVEALSGMRAIGKFADSVTTDHISPAGAIAKDMPAGKYLQGKNVSPRNFNSYGSRRGNHEIMMRGTFANIRIKNQLAPGTEGGFTTYWPTEDVMPIYDAAMKYQEDGAGLVVLAGNDYGMGSSRDWAAKGTNLLGIKTVIAQSFERIHRSNLVMMGVLPLQFQEGDGADSLGLTGKETFEVQIDETVKPRDLVKVTATDEDGKQTSFEVIARFDSDVEVDYYRHGGILQMVLRNKLA from the coding sequence ATGACTAATCAGAATCCATTTCAAGCAAAAAAGCAATTTGATCTGAACGGGAAAACGTATAATTATTACCAGCTAAAAGCATTAGAAGAAGCAGGGATTGGTAATATCGATCGCTTACCTTTTTCGATTCGTGTTTTACTAGAATCGTTAATTCGTCAGCATGATGGACATGTTATTAAGGATGAGCATGTAAAGAGTTTAGCAAACTGGGGGAAAGAAAAAGGGGAAGATGTACCTTTTAAACCTTCACGAGTTATTTTACAGGATTTTACCGGTGTACCTGCAGTTGTAGACCTTGCTTCTTTACGTAAAGCAATGGTAGATATGGGTGGTTCACCTGATAAGATTAATCCGGAAGTACCAGTGGATCTAGTAATTGACCACTCCGTACAAGTTGATGAATATGGTACGAAAAATGCGTTGCAGGCAAATATGGAGTTAGAATTTGAACGTAATGCAGAACGTTATGAATTTTTAAATTGGGCTCAGAAAGCATTCAATAATTATCGTGCTGTTCCACCTGCAACTGGTATCGTACACCAGGTAAACTTGGAGTACATCGCAAATGTTGTGCACGCTATTGATAATGGACAAGGTGAGCTAGACGCATTTCCAGATACATTAGTCGGTACAGATTCTCATACAACCATGATCAATGGTCTTGGTGTTTTAGGCTGGGGTGTCGGCGGTATCGAAGCGGAAGCTGGAATGCTAGGACAACCTTCTTATTTCCCAGCACCAGAAGTAATTGGTGTCAAATTTACTGGAAGCTTCCCTAATGGAACAACAGCGACAGATTTAGCATTAAAAGTAACGCAAGTGCTTCGTGAGAAAAAAGTAGTTGGTAAATTTGTTGAATTCTTCGGACCTGGGCTTGAAGATATGCCGTTAGCAGACCGTGCCACTATTTCCAATATGGCTCCGGAATACGGTGCAACTTGTGGTTTCTTCCCAGTTGACGCAGAGGCATTGAACTACCTTCGTTTAACAGGTAGAAACGAAGAGCAAATCGCATTGGTTGAGAAATATTGTAAAGAGAATAGTTTATGGTATTCTTCCGATCAGCCAGATGCGGATTTCACTGAACTTGTAGAAATTGACCTTTCTGAACTGGAACCGAACTTGTCAGGACCGAAACGTCCTCAAGATTTAATTCCATTATCTGATATGCAGCAATCATTTAATAAAGCAATTACAGCTCCAGCAGGTAATCAAGGATTCGGTCTGGATGCTTCTGAATTTGATAAAGAAGTAGAAATCGATCATCCAAACGGTCGCAAATCTGTTATGAAAACAGGTGCTGTTGCCATTGCAGCCATTACTTCATGTACGAATACTTCTAACCCTTACGTTATGTTAGGTGCAGGGTTACTTGCGAAAAATGCTGTCGAAAAAGGACTCGAAGTTCCTGAATATGTGAAGACATCACTAGCTCCAGGGTCAAAAGTTGTAACTGGTTATCTAGAAGATTCTGGTTTGATGCCATATCTTGATCAATTAGGGTTTAACTTGGTTGGTTATGGTTGTACAACTTGTATCGGTAACTCTGGTCCATTGCGTGAAGAAATTGAGAAAGCCATTGCAGACAGTGACTTAACAGTTTCTTCCGTATTATCAGGAAACCGTAACTTCGAAGGTCGTATTCATCCATTAGTGAAAGCTAACTACTTAGCTTCACCTCCTTTAGTAGTAGCATATGCACTAGCAGGAACGGTTGACATTGATCTGAAAAACGATGCTATCGGTCAAGATAAAGATGGCAATGATGTATTCTTTAATGACATTTGGCCATCTATGGATGATGTTCGTGACCAAGTGAATAAAGTAGTAACACCAGAAATTTTCCGTAAAGAATATGAGAATGTATTTGAGTCTAATGAAAAATGGAATGCTATTGAAACGACTGACGAACCATTGTATTCCTGGAATGATGACTCTACTTATATTCAGAACCCGCCGTTCTTTGAAGGACTTTCCAAGAATGCAGGTAAGGTAGAAGCATTGTCTGGTATGCGTGCAATTGGTAAGTTTGCAGATTCTGTTACTACGGACCACATTTCACCAGCAGGTGCGATCGCAAAAGACATGCCTGCAGGTAAGTATTTGCAAGGTAAGAATGTGTCTCCACGTAACTTCAACTCATACGGTTCTCGCCGTGGTAATCACGAAATTATGATGCGTGGTACGTTTGCAAATATTCGTATTAAAAACCAGCTTGCACCAGGCACAGAAGGTGGATTTACTACTTACTGGCCAACCGAGGATGTTATGCCGATTTATGATGCAGCGATGAAATACCAAGAAGATGGTGCAGGACTTGTTGTATTAGCAGGCAATGACTACGGAATGGGAAGCTCTCGTGACTGGGCTGCCAAAGGTACTAATCTATTAGGAATCAAAACGGTTATCGCGCAAAGCTTTGAGCGTATTCACCGTTCTAACCTTGTAATGATGGGTGTGTTACCTTTACAGTTCCAAGAAGGCGATGGCGCAGATTCTCTAGGCCTAACTGGTAAAGAAACATTTGAAGTGCAAATTGATGAAACAGTAAAACCTCGTGATCTAGTAAAAGTTACAGCTACTGACGAAGATGGCAAACAAACTTCATTCGAAGTGATTGCTCGCTTCGACAGTGACGTAGAAGTAGACTACTATCGTCACGGCGGTATCCTTCAAATGGTATTACGTAACAAATTAGCATAA
- a CDS encoding TlpA family protein disulfide reductase, translated as MRKNIISISIIILLVGIFIVTNFTNIGQDEQKTNIIDVTGDTSVEGGSISAPDAYQLKEGEEAPAFTLKNRSGEEQQAFNHDKPYTLVNFWATWCPPCVKEMPALHEFQQQNADQIQVVAVNVTNTETSEEVVYDFLDEGTYEYTILFDEKDIVYDGYSVINMPTSFLIRTSDRKILKRINGSMSLEQMQEHLEDVQSS; from the coding sequence ATGCGGAAAAACATTATTTCCATTTCGATTATTATATTGTTGGTTGGCATATTTATTGTAACCAATTTTACAAATATCGGCCAAGATGAACAAAAAACTAATATTATTGATGTAACCGGAGATACGTCGGTAGAAGGTGGCTCGATAAGCGCACCGGATGCTTATCAGCTAAAGGAAGGGGAAGAGGCGCCGGCATTCACTTTAAAGAATCGCAGTGGTGAAGAGCAACAAGCCTTTAACCATGACAAGCCATATACACTGGTAAATTTCTGGGCGACCTGGTGTCCGCCATGTGTCAAAGAAATGCCAGCGTTACATGAGTTCCAGCAACAAAATGCTGATCAGATTCAAGTAGTAGCAGTAAATGTAACAAATACCGAAACATCGGAAGAAGTGGTCTATGATTTTCTTGATGAGGGTACATATGAATACACCATCCTTTTTGACGAGAAAGACATCGTCTATGACGGCTACTCGGTTATCAATATGCCCACTTCTTTTTTAATCAGAACCAGTGACCGTAAAATCTTGAAGAGAATCAATGGTTCTATGTCACTTGAACAAATGCAGGAGCATTTAGAAGATGTTCAGAGTAGTTAA
- a CDS encoding AAA family ATPase — translation MQQWTEIEQKIQSWNSLDDIPPFNEIEILRLLEEVEQSSYSLSKDTESLLYSMLTFFRLKRNVTDDHLNQHLEQLKQDSEHPMVAEVQSLKHYLSVYQELAYVDLAQYQMRETDFDPVKLKKAKALLSELNDLANLQVNRTGSTSNLKKVYDQLFIQMEELEDLAEGLVFALEQRKSTKEIQPYNDAIEKLGHYITLFYDRLPAFMKDDSGEDPLDALHHMVGLQDVKQYINQYYHYLKYQQRRKEAGFQMVDEQGLNMVITGNPGTGKTTIARLLANIYYRLGLLKNNHVVEVNRSQLVGSFMGQSEENTLNYVKKAVGGVLFIDEAYNLKREDQAGNDYGQAVIDTLVSSMTSSEYANQFAVIMAGYPEEMEHFLWSNQGLRSRFPDGNFIHLPDFTNTELARIAEDTALQNDYFFTEKAISQFVSLIEKSRVDESFGNARTVKDLVLKVIFHIGAQHPLPLKENWLAHMRITEQDVADLDDQQDTVNEPMKQLDQLIGLDNVKEEVKKLSAFVQVQQKRKSLQLPKVPIQLHAVFSGNPGTGKTTVAKLYAQILKQCGLLKRGHLVVASRSDLVAGYVGQTAMKTKNKVREALGGVLFIDEAYALNRGQKDFGKEAIDTLVDEMTRHNENLVIILAGYQREMESFIASNPGLESRFKKYFHFQDYTREQLMEMTKFHAHEYQYKLVEAVIPYLLERFDHTKITGNGRFIVNLINEAIQYQALRLDLETDTVESFEWLTEKDFALAWNSMRRTNES, via the coding sequence ATGCAACAGTGGACAGAGATAGAACAAAAAATTCAAAGTTGGAATTCGCTTGACGACATTCCTCCATTCAATGAAATTGAAATACTGCGATTGCTCGAGGAAGTCGAGCAATCGTCTTATTCGTTATCAAAAGATACGGAGTCACTATTATACAGTATGCTTACTTTTTTTCGATTGAAGCGAAATGTAACAGACGATCATTTGAATCAACATCTAGAACAGCTAAAACAGGATAGTGAACATCCGATGGTTGCAGAGGTCCAATCACTGAAACATTATTTATCGGTGTATCAAGAGTTGGCATATGTGGATTTGGCCCAGTATCAAATGCGAGAAACAGACTTTGATCCAGTTAAACTAAAAAAAGCAAAGGCTTTATTGTCTGAATTAAATGATCTCGCTAATTTGCAAGTAAATCGGACGGGAAGTACGAGTAATTTAAAGAAAGTATATGATCAACTATTTATTCAAATGGAAGAATTAGAGGACCTGGCAGAGGGGCTGGTCTTTGCGCTGGAACAACGGAAATCGACAAAAGAAATCCAGCCCTATAATGATGCTATCGAGAAACTGGGTCATTATATCACGCTGTTTTATGACAGACTACCTGCCTTTATGAAAGACGATTCTGGTGAAGATCCGTTAGATGCATTACATCACATGGTTGGACTTCAGGATGTCAAACAGTATATTAATCAATATTACCATTATTTAAAGTACCAGCAACGCCGCAAGGAAGCTGGATTTCAAATGGTTGATGAACAAGGCTTAAACATGGTGATTACAGGGAATCCAGGTACGGGAAAAACAACGATAGCCCGGTTACTTGCAAATATCTATTACAGGCTTGGATTATTGAAAAATAATCATGTGGTGGAAGTAAACCGTTCCCAGCTTGTTGGCTCCTTTATGGGTCAGAGTGAAGAGAATACATTAAACTATGTCAAAAAGGCTGTTGGTGGCGTGCTGTTTATTGATGAAGCGTACAACTTAAAACGTGAAGATCAGGCAGGTAATGATTATGGGCAAGCTGTCATTGATACATTGGTTTCCAGTATGACAAGTTCAGAGTATGCGAATCAGTTTGCAGTTATTATGGCGGGTTATCCTGAAGAAATGGAACATTTTCTCTGGTCGAATCAAGGGTTAAGAAGCCGTTTTCCAGACGGGAATTTCATCCATCTTCCTGATTTTACAAATACAGAACTTGCGCGAATCGCGGAAGACACAGCATTACAGAATGATTACTTTTTTACTGAGAAGGCAATAAGTCAGTTTGTTTCATTAATCGAGAAATCACGTGTTGATGAATCCTTTGGTAATGCCAGAACAGTAAAAGATTTAGTATTAAAGGTTATATTTCATATTGGCGCCCAACATCCATTACCATTAAAAGAAAACTGGCTGGCGCATATGCGGATTACAGAGCAGGATGTAGCCGACTTAGATGATCAACAGGATACGGTAAACGAACCAATGAAGCAGCTGGATCAGTTAATAGGACTTGATAATGTCAAAGAAGAAGTAAAAAAATTATCAGCATTTGTACAGGTTCAACAGAAACGGAAGTCATTACAGCTTCCGAAAGTACCGATTCAATTGCATGCAGTGTTTTCGGGAAACCCAGGTACAGGGAAGACTACAGTAGCCAAATTATATGCACAAATATTAAAACAATGCGGTTTATTAAAACGTGGGCACTTAGTAGTTGCTTCCCGTAGTGACCTTGTTGCTGGCTACGTTGGGCAAACAGCGATGAAAACCAAAAATAAAGTACGAGAAGCACTTGGAGGCGTATTGTTTATCGATGAAGCCTATGCCCTTAATCGTGGCCAAAAAGATTTTGGCAAAGAAGCCATTGATACTCTCGTGGATGAAATGACGCGACACAATGAGAATTTGGTGATTATTTTGGCTGGATATCAGCGTGAGATGGAATCTTTCATTGCCAGTAACCCTGGGTTGGAATCCCGATTTAAAAAATATTTCCATTTCCAAGATTATACGAGAGAGCAATTAATGGAGATGACAAAATTCCACGCTCATGAATATCAATATAAATTGGTAGAAGCAGTAATTCCATATTTGTTAGAGCGGTTTGACCATACAAAAATTACAGGAAACGGACGATTTATTGTCAATCTAATCAACGAAGCGATTCAATACCAGGCACTTCGGCTCGATTTAGAAACAGACACGGTTGAGTCGTTTGAATGGTTAACAGAAAAAGACTTTGCATTAGCTTGGAATTCGATGAGGAGGACAAATGAATCATGA
- a CDS encoding acyl-CoA thioesterase: MKVTTPIKVRYQETDQMGVVYHANYLIWFEIGRTAFVEELGFKYHEMESEGVVSPVIDANIQFKQPIRYGHDAFVETWLVKYNGIRTTYGYRITDQNGEVAVTGETQHVIVKKDNFRPLSLKRHFPNWHEAYQRALQKEDV; the protein is encoded by the coding sequence ATGAAAGTAACTACACCAATAAAAGTTAGATATCAAGAGACAGACCAGATGGGGGTAGTATATCATGCCAATTATTTAATTTGGTTTGAAATTGGCAGAACTGCTTTTGTTGAAGAATTGGGTTTCAAATATCATGAGATGGAGTCGGAAGGAGTCGTCTCTCCTGTTATAGATGCAAACATTCAGTTTAAGCAGCCAATTAGATATGGACACGATGCATTTGTGGAAACATGGCTCGTTAAATATAATGGAATAAGAACGACGTACGGTTATCGAATCACTGATCAGAATGGAGAAGTAGCGGTTACAGGAGAAACGCAGCACGTAATTGTCAAGAAGGACAACTTTCGTCCACTATCTTTGAAAAGACATTTTCCTAATTGGCATGAAGCATATCAACGTGCTTTACAGAAAGAGGATGTATAA